The proteins below come from a single Leptospirillum ferriphilum genomic window:
- a CDS encoding terminase small subunit, with amino-acid sequence MKDGLTPKQEKFIHAYLETGNASEAYRLSYNVGKMKDSTVNRNAFALLQNDKIATRIDQLRAESAKIAVLTQASVISDLIRVKDHAMTLDDKGMMIKPDIAVRALELLGKNVQAWAPETQIGIQINGSGSSFEEALEKVMVITVTGGFSDSEESLQKERDSLTGRLYSLWKNGQPSLPETVTIGGLPSDLFADAL; translated from the coding sequence ATGAAAGACGGATTGACACCCAAGCAGGAAAAATTCATTCACGCTTATCTCGAGACGGGCAATGCTTCGGAGGCTTACCGGCTGTCCTACAATGTCGGGAAAATGAAGGATTCTACCGTGAACAGGAATGCCTTTGCTCTTCTGCAGAACGACAAGATTGCAACAAGAATCGACCAACTGAGGGCAGAATCAGCGAAGATTGCGGTTCTGACGCAAGCATCGGTTATTAGCGACCTGATCCGCGTTAAAGATCATGCAATGACCCTGGACGACAAGGGGATGATGATCAAGCCTGATATCGCGGTCAGGGCATTGGAATTGCTTGGAAAGAATGTTCAGGCATGGGCACCGGAGACTCAGATAGGCATTCAGATCAACGGAAGCGGATCATCGTTTGAGGAAGCACTCGAAAAGGTAATGGTCATCACTGTCACGGGCGGATTTTCGGACAGCGAGGAATCGCTCCAAAAGGAAAGAGACAGCCTGACCGGACGACTCTATTCGCTATGGAAGAACGGTCAGCCCTCCTTGCCGGAAACGGTCACAATCGGCGGCCTTCCGTCCGACCTCTTCGCGGATGCTCTATAG
- a CDS encoding AAA family ATPase has protein sequence MNDLGEKSLSVLEHPDHLSDDRVVVVSIEDLIKSEFPPRETILSPWLRKQSLDMIHAWRGIGKTHVALEIAYAVATGGQFLKWGAPKPRGVLYVDGEMPASTLQERLSRIIASEEREPDPNLFRIITPDLQKTCVPDLATEEGQKLIEAAITDETDLIILDNLSCLVRRGGRENDAESWLSVQEWALHLRSRGKSILFIHHSGKSGAQRGTSKREDVLDTVLSLRRPPGYEGQEGCSIQIHFEKARGLAGPDVEPIEAKLSTHHDGTRKWEYQATEDALPTTIQELVDLGMDRREIIRELRESYGKSQATAYRLTEPFFKKVSQ, from the coding sequence ATGAACGATCTAGGAGAAAAATCCCTTTCCGTCCTCGAACATCCCGACCACCTATCGGATGATCGCGTGGTAGTAGTGAGCATTGAAGACCTCATCAAAAGTGAATTCCCGCCTAGAGAAACTATCCTTTCCCCCTGGCTCAGAAAACAAAGTCTGGATATGATCCACGCGTGGCGGGGCATTGGAAAGACACACGTTGCCCTCGAAATAGCCTACGCGGTCGCAACCGGCGGTCAATTCCTGAAATGGGGAGCCCCAAAACCGCGCGGGGTCCTATACGTCGATGGCGAAATGCCCGCCAGCACCCTGCAGGAACGCCTCTCCCGCATTATTGCAAGCGAGGAGCGCGAACCGGACCCGAACCTCTTCCGGATCATCACCCCGGATCTTCAGAAAACTTGCGTTCCCGACCTTGCGACGGAAGAGGGGCAAAAACTCATTGAGGCGGCGATCACGGACGAAACCGACCTAATCATCCTCGACAACCTTTCATGCCTGGTCAGAAGAGGCGGACGTGAAAACGATGCCGAATCTTGGCTTTCTGTTCAAGAATGGGCACTGCACCTGCGAAGCAGGGGGAAAAGCATTCTCTTCATACATCATTCCGGAAAGAGCGGGGCACAGCGCGGAACGTCGAAAAGAGAAGACGTGCTTGACACGGTTCTTTCCCTCCGGAGGCCACCCGGTTATGAAGGGCAGGAAGGTTGTTCGATCCAGATTCACTTCGAGAAGGCCCGTGGTCTGGCCGGTCCGGACGTGGAACCCATCGAAGCCAAACTCAGCACCCACCATGACGGAACAAGGAAATGGGAGTACCAGGCGACCGAAGATGCACTACCAACCACGATTCAAGAATTGGTAGATCTGGGGATGGATCGGCGGGAAATCATCCGCGAGCTTCGGGAATCCTACGGGAAAAGTCAGGCCACCGCATACAGGCTGACGGAACCCTTCTTCAAAAAGGTTTCTCAGTGA
- a CDS encoding toprim domain-containing protein gives MLTKKAASADRPHNTTESILTQLQGVRKSGQGWTAKCPAHEDRNASLSVRITESGRLLAHCFAGCSFDEIREALGLIGKRFSPSPRTITEGPTPEQTEAQAKALRIWTASRSADPDHPYLLKKRIRPHHARQFKEILLIPLQDSSGTLWNIQLIDGEGQKKFLLGGKTKGLFSVLGEAKEEGRLYIAEGFATGATVRELTGRPVFVAFSAYNLPVVAKVVRRAFPEAEIILCADADPAGERYSEEAARAVDGLVAYAGRAR, from the coding sequence ATGTTAACAAAAAAGGCGGCCTCCGCAGACCGCCCGCACAACACGACTGAATCAATTTTAACACAGCTTCAAGGGGTCCGAAAGAGCGGTCAGGGCTGGACGGCCAAGTGTCCGGCCCACGAGGACCGGAACGCAAGCCTTTCCGTCCGGATCACGGAATCAGGCCGCTTATTGGCCCATTGCTTCGCGGGATGTTCCTTCGATGAGATCCGCGAGGCGTTGGGGCTCATCGGGAAGCGTTTTTCACCTTCCCCCCGAACCATCACGGAAGGGCCGACTCCGGAGCAGACCGAAGCCCAGGCAAAGGCCCTCCGGATTTGGACGGCATCGAGGTCCGCCGATCCGGATCATCCCTACCTGCTGAAAAAAAGGATTCGCCCCCACCATGCCCGACAATTCAAGGAAATTCTTCTGATCCCATTGCAGGATTCATCCGGCACCCTCTGGAACATTCAACTGATCGATGGCGAAGGCCAAAAGAAATTCCTTCTGGGAGGCAAGACGAAGGGCCTTTTCTCGGTTCTTGGAGAAGCCAAGGAAGAAGGCAGGCTCTATATCGCTGAAGGCTTCGCAACCGGGGCAACGGTCCGCGAATTGACGGGGCGGCCTGTCTTTGTGGCGTTTTCGGCCTACAACTTGCCCGTAGTGGCCAAGGTGGTCCGGAGGGCCTTTCCGGAGGCGGAAATCATCCTTTGCGCAGATGCTGACCCGGCGGGCGAGCGGTATTCGGAAGAGGCGGCAAGAGCCGTTGACGGCCTTGTGGCCTACGCGGGGAGGGCCCGCTAA
- a CDS encoding helix-turn-helix transcriptional regulator encodes MNTPLQKKFLTEKEVFAIYGLGIPWLRKARLTGGGPVFSKIGRNVRYSVEAIEAFLKAGESRSTSDYARRG; translated from the coding sequence ATGAACACACCACTTCAAAAGAAATTTCTGACGGAGAAAGAGGTCTTTGCGATTTATGGGTTGGGGATTCCGTGGCTCAGAAAGGCTCGTCTAACGGGCGGGGGGCCGGTTTTCTCAAAGATTGGTAGAAATGTCCGCTACTCGGTGGAGGCGATCGAGGCTTTCCTGAAGGCGGGAGAATCAAGAAGTACTTCTGACTACGCGCGGAGGGGGTGA
- a CDS encoding tyrosine-type recombinase/integrase, whose protein sequence is MERSLKLTKSVIDKIPLTNGERLTFWDTELKGFGLRVGEESKTFLVRSRVDGKLVQVSIGRYGPLTPDEARDLARLKLGEMTKGINPIKQRKEARAKSVTLSQAFDDYLLSRKDLKPGTVSGYLHSINDHFAEWKARPLSSITKSMIEKKHTEIGESPSGKAQANLSMRLLRAIFNFAMGKYEDGSGRPVLADNPVKRLSHTKAWYRVERRQGYISPDALPKWFEAVMKLESEVIRDYLLFILFTGLRRQEAAGLRWQDVNLQNRTFTVKDTKNHQDHTLPLTNYLMEMMIRRRKETDSLFVFPGEGKTGKIVEPKRQIAQVIKASGVPFMLHDLRRSFASYASMIVPAYTLKKLMNHKDGSDVTMGYVVSGVEDLRGPMQDVTDFILRKAGIENSKKAGVK, encoded by the coding sequence ATGGAGAGATCGCTAAAACTCACGAAATCCGTCATCGACAAGATCCCGTTGACGAATGGGGAACGACTGACTTTTTGGGATACGGAACTCAAGGGTTTCGGTCTCCGGGTGGGAGAAGAATCGAAGACCTTCCTTGTGAGATCCCGCGTCGATGGAAAACTTGTCCAGGTGAGCATCGGACGGTATGGCCCCTTGACCCCGGATGAAGCGCGGGATCTTGCCAGACTCAAACTCGGGGAGATGACAAAGGGTATCAACCCTATCAAGCAACGGAAGGAGGCCCGGGCCAAGAGTGTCACTCTCTCCCAGGCATTCGATGACTACCTCCTTTCCCGCAAGGATCTGAAACCGGGAACGGTTTCCGGATACCTGCACTCCATCAACGATCACTTTGCAGAGTGGAAGGCCCGTCCTCTTTCCTCCATCACCAAGAGCATGATCGAGAAGAAGCATACGGAGATCGGGGAATCGCCCTCCGGAAAGGCTCAGGCCAATCTTTCAATGAGACTTCTCCGCGCGATCTTCAACTTTGCGATGGGGAAATATGAAGACGGGAGTGGAAGGCCCGTACTGGCAGACAATCCCGTCAAGCGACTGTCCCATACAAAGGCATGGTATCGGGTCGAGAGACGACAAGGATATATCTCTCCGGATGCTCTTCCAAAGTGGTTTGAAGCTGTCATGAAACTTGAATCGGAGGTCATTCGGGACTATTTGCTCTTCATCCTCTTTACGGGACTCCGGAGGCAGGAAGCGGCGGGACTCCGGTGGCAGGATGTGAATCTTCAAAACAGAACTTTCACAGTGAAGGACACCAAGAATCACCAAGATCATACCCTCCCCCTGACGAACTATCTCATGGAGATGATGATCCGGAGACGGAAGGAAACGGACTCCCTTTTCGTGTTTCCCGGGGAGGGCAAAACCGGAAAGATCGTGGAACCCAAGAGGCAGATTGCCCAGGTCATCAAAGCATCGGGCGTTCCCTTCATGCTTCACGATCTCCGCAGGTCGTTCGCAAGCTATGCGTCCATGATTGTCCCGGCCTATACCCTCAAGAAGTTGATGAATCACAAGGACGGGTCGGACGTGACGATGGGATATGTCGTTTCGGGAGTGGAAGACCTGAGAGGCCCCATGCAGGACGTGACGGACTTTATCCTTCGGAAGGCGGGTATCGAAAATAGCAAGAAAGCAGGCGTGAAATGA